The Candidatus Nitrosocosmicus franklandus genome contains a region encoding:
- a CDS encoding phosphosulfolactate synthase, whose translation MLDHLSIKRIDWQKPRKEGLTYIVDKFQGFDAENFKIISSFIDMVKIYGALPLMITDDQLAKRISFYHHHDIYVSLGSTLTEFALLEKSFDTYVEDAHRLGFDIIEIGENNIDLTTERKREIAEKLRSKDLTPLWKIGKKDPRRQLSFDQTVAKINEAIAVGAEKILLEGNLGYAVNIYDEKGNVKWNIVGAVTSKISPNRIIFETPLEIQQSALIAEFGQRVNLGEINLENVMSIESQRKGFLSRSSYGISSMKKIAKGSPATKFIYYVIKTKHSLEQSEIINITNLPRRTVQTGLEELKEQGLIVEKTNLDDIRKKVYHVVQDEWI comes from the coding sequence ATGCTCGACCATTTGTCCATTAAGAGAATTGACTGGCAAAAACCCCGTAAAGAAGGTCTTACTTATATAGTGGATAAATTTCAGGGATTTGATGCTGAGAATTTTAAAATAATTTCCTCATTTATTGATATGGTTAAAATTTATGGAGCATTGCCTTTGATGATCACCGATGACCAGTTAGCAAAGCGAATTTCGTTCTATCATCATCATGACATTTATGTATCTTTGGGTAGTACTCTTACAGAATTTGCTTTACTGGAAAAGTCTTTTGACACATATGTTGAAGATGCACACCGATTAGGATTTGATATAATTGAGATTGGTGAAAATAATATAGATTTAACAACCGAAAGAAAGAGAGAGATAGCCGAAAAGTTAAGATCAAAAGATCTTACTCCTCTTTGGAAAATAGGCAAGAAAGATCCAAGAAGACAACTCTCTTTTGATCAGACCGTTGCCAAAATTAATGAAGCTATTGCAGTGGGTGCAGAGAAAATTCTGTTGGAAGGTAATTTGGGATATGCTGTAAACATTTATGATGAAAAAGGAAATGTTAAATGGAATATAGTAGGTGCAGTAACATCTAAGATCTCTCCAAATCGGATCATTTTTGAAACTCCTTTGGAGATACAACAGTCGGCTTTGATAGCCGAATTCGGTCAAAGAGTAAATCTCGGTGAAATCAATTTAGAAAATGTTATGTCAATAGAGTCACAAAGAAAAGGATTTCTGTCTAGATCAAGTTATGGAATATCGAGTATGAAAAAAATTGCAAAAGGTAGTCCCGCCACAAAATTCATATACTATGTTATCAAAACTAAGCACTCTCTGGAGCAAAGTGAAATAATAAACATTACAAATCTACCTAGAAGAACAGTTCAGACGGGACTTGAAGAGCTAAAAGAACAGGGCTTAATCGTCGAGAAAACCAATCTAGATGACATACGAAAAAAAGTTTATCATGTAGTACAGGATGAATGGATATGA
- a CDS encoding sensor histidine kinase — protein MTSTKYDKKVVSSQNLHLRKNTQILYGAENAVGKGVEFMKNTKRRMDITFDHRAPSIVIKIPQYYEGYKDILSRGGKIRCITIITKENLEYCEELIKIVSELRHLDGLKGGIAINDSEYMATTVLKEAQPLTEVIYSNVDEVVEQGQFIFDTLWKNAIPAQRRIKELREGIKTHETKLIEESSDTVIENVISKIFVNETEINICTSIDGSKYGKDYLTKFLTSSLHNYEINHQRKIRLLAEINRDNFDIIKKLLELGLEIKHSKDVLSINYIVTKSDLAVAIKRTGENVPTDSILYSNDPSYLDHFSKVFSELWKNGRDPERIIKSFEDETELSFIETIEDPEESIKLIRTLITSAETEILGILPNFNSFLRQVDEGMMNFIKTIALSKPNLNIRILIVEEVNDEMCKQIESIFNQYNNDTSGLIDVNDIQLEYRFKDIDNFRLKLLDSKLFTEIGFLIVDKKKSLLIESRNIPSLNMLQTIGLSSYSNSIRISKSYASIFDTLWNQAELYDKLKIQDRLQKEFINIAAHELRNPVQLLLGFSDILMNSQGSIESCDKFIVTINQSTKRLAKLIDKVLDVTQLENELLILNKETFDIDQLLIDIVKEYNNNIRLVNKKQVEIEYASEKPGGKNTLVYYKEDFGTVHADRVRIIQVIMNILENAVEFTQAGKIQIELCQKPDSNELFLSIKDSGCGIDPEVLPKLFTKFVSKSRKGTGLGLYISRKVIEAHGGKIWAENCYDNSNNITGSRFTFSLPYRK, from the coding sequence TTGACCTCAACCAAGTATGACAAGAAGGTAGTATCCAGTCAGAACCTTCACCTTCGCAAGAATACTCAAATCTTGTATGGCGCTGAGAACGCCGTTGGTAAGGGCGTGGAATTTATGAAAAACACAAAACGTAGAATGGATATTACGTTCGACCATAGGGCTCCATCTATTGTAATAAAGATCCCTCAGTATTATGAGGGATATAAGGATATATTATCCCGTGGCGGAAAAATACGCTGTATTACTATCATAACCAAAGAGAACTTGGAGTATTGTGAGGAATTAATTAAAATTGTTAGCGAGTTAAGGCATCTGGACGGTCTCAAAGGTGGAATAGCTATAAATGATTCTGAGTATATGGCAACGACCGTTCTCAAAGAAGCCCAACCTCTAACTGAGGTCATTTATAGTAATGTTGATGAAGTAGTAGAACAAGGTCAATTTATATTTGATACTCTTTGGAAGAATGCCATACCCGCGCAAAGGCGAATTAAAGAATTAAGAGAAGGAATTAAAACACATGAAACAAAATTAATCGAAGAATCATCTGACACGGTAATAGAGAATGTAATTTCTAAAATTTTTGTAAACGAAACTGAGATTAACATTTGTACATCTATTGATGGATCAAAGTACGGCAAAGACTATTTAACCAAGTTTTTAACATCATCACTACACAATTATGAAATAAACCATCAAAGGAAGATAAGACTTTTAGCCGAGATTAACAGAGATAATTTTGATATAATCAAGAAGTTACTTGAATTAGGCTTAGAAATCAAACACAGTAAGGACGTGCTTTCTATAAATTATATAGTTACCAAATCTGATTTGGCTGTAGCTATAAAGAGAACGGGTGAGAATGTACCAACTGATAGTATACTTTATAGTAATGATCCCTCATACTTGGATCACTTTTCAAAGGTATTTTCAGAATTATGGAAGAATGGCCGAGACCCCGAACGAATAATAAAATCATTTGAGGATGAAACAGAGCTGTCTTTTATTGAGACAATTGAAGACCCTGAAGAATCGATTAAACTCATAAGAACATTAATTACTTCAGCTGAGACTGAAATATTGGGAATTCTGCCTAACTTTAATTCCTTTCTTAGACAGGTTGATGAAGGGATGATGAATTTCATAAAGACTATCGCATTATCCAAACCTAATTTGAACATCAGAATTTTGATAGTTGAAGAGGTTAATGATGAAATGTGTAAACAAATAGAATCAATATTTAACCAATACAATAATGATACTTCGGGACTAATAGATGTGAATGATATTCAACTTGAGTACCGATTTAAGGATATTGATAACTTTAGATTAAAACTTTTAGATAGCAAGCTTTTTACGGAAATTGGTTTTTTGATAGTAGACAAGAAAAAGTCTTTGTTGATTGAGTCTAGAAATATACCTTCACTAAATATGTTACAAACAATAGGCTTGTCCTCATATTCAAATAGTATTAGAATTTCAAAATCTTATGCATCAATATTTGATACCCTTTGGAATCAAGCTGAATTATACGATAAGCTTAAGATTCAAGACAGGCTTCAAAAGGAGTTCATAAACATAGCAGCCCATGAATTAAGGAATCCTGTTCAATTGTTGTTAGGCTTTTCGGATATATTAATGAATTCACAGGGAAGCATTGAATCTTGTGATAAATTTATAGTAACTATTAATCAAAGCACAAAACGGCTCGCAAAATTGATTGATAAGGTCTTAGATGTTACACAACTAGAGAATGAGTTATTAATTTTGAATAAAGAGACTTTTGATATAGATCAGCTGTTAATAGATATAGTAAAAGAGTATAATAATAATATTCGTCTCGTAAATAAGAAACAAGTGGAAATTGAATATGCTTCGGAAAAACCCGGCGGTAAAAATACTCTTGTTTATTATAAGGAAGATTTTGGAACAGTGCATGCTGATCGAGTAAGAATTATCCAAGTTATTATGAATATCCTAGAAAACGCTGTGGAGTTTACTCAAGCTGGAAAAATCCAAATCGAATTATGTCAAAAACCAGATTCTAATGAACTATTTCTAAGTATTAAAGACTCTGGGTGTGGGATCGACCCGGAAGTGTTACCTAAGCTTTTCACTAAATTTGTATCGAAATCTAGAAAAGGAACAGGATTAGGACTTTATATTTCTAGGAAGGTAATTGAAGCACACGGAGGTAAAATTTGGGCAGAGAATTGCTATGATAATTCTAATAACATAACTGGTTCTAGATTTACATTTAGCTTACCATACAGAAAATGA
- a CDS encoding CAP domain-containing protein codes for MNKYQPLLLVGLFLIVVLTFNSIILTFAWKSLLKLSDYRYDSKKLEDLRYFALSKINDDRKKYNLPPLILSNNTAAQIHANEILRTKSLSHLTLDGYKPYMLYSFYNGTGYVQQNVGQISYVLANNSQGYYTVSDQCYDETKFYCPVIDQYDAISNLEHSMMYNDKLCCNDGHRNNILNKYHTHVSIGIAYNDYYFVMVQNFENHYLGPNFKIMKEDDDIKLEARISDPDKFDFVINHVSFFLDEFPTKLHYEKNRDKNSYDFGDLKLMVSKPLPSDLEYIQEKEGDTYKIIEAKKWELKEGDINLEFQIPETLDVKDKILTMVVYAQTVDTEGDISDEISNDYVPLTSYTFFNSQS; via the coding sequence ATGAATAAATACCAACCGTTATTATTAGTTGGTTTATTTTTGATCGTTGTATTAACATTTAACAGTATTATCTTGACATTTGCTTGGAAATCCCTGCTAAAGCTTAGTGATTATCGCTATGATTCAAAGAAGCTTGAAGATTTAAGATATTTCGCTTTGTCAAAAATCAATGATGATCGAAAAAAGTATAATCTTCCTCCATTAATTTTGAGTAATAACACTGCTGCTCAAATTCATGCAAACGAAATATTGCGTACCAAATCGCTATCTCATTTGACATTGGATGGTTATAAGCCATACATGTTGTATTCCTTTTATAATGGAACCGGTTACGTCCAACAAAACGTAGGTCAGATCAGTTATGTTCTTGCTAATAATAGTCAAGGCTACTATACAGTGTCCGATCAGTGCTATGATGAAACAAAATTCTATTGTCCAGTAATTGATCAATATGATGCAATTAGTAATTTGGAACATTCTATGATGTATAATGATAAACTTTGTTGCAACGATGGCCACAGAAATAATATCTTAAACAAGTATCACACCCATGTTAGTATTGGTATTGCATACAATGACTACTACTTTGTAATGGTTCAGAATTTTGAAAATCATTATCTCGGACCTAACTTCAAAATAATGAAGGAAGATGATGATATCAAACTAGAGGCTAGAATTAGTGATCCAGACAAGTTTGACTTTGTAATTAATCATGTTTCGTTCTTTTTAGATGAATTTCCTACTAAACTACATTATGAGAAAAATAGAGACAAAAATAGTTACGATTTTGGTGATTTAAAATTGATGGTGTCTAAACCTCTACCCTCAGACCTTGAGTATATACAAGAAAAAGAGGGTGATACCTATAAAATAATAGAGGCAAAAAAATGGGAACTAAAAGAAGGTGATATTAATCTTGAGTTTCAGATCCCTGAGACATTAGATGTAAAAGATAAAATCCTGACAATGGTAGTGTATGCTCAAACCGTAGATACAGAAGGAGATATTAGCGATGAAATTAGTAACGATTATGTGCCTTTGACCTCGTACACTTTTTTTAACTCTCAATCTTGA
- a CDS encoding DnaJ domain-containing protein: MLVGDDSYYKILGVSENATQKDIKIAFRRLARKYHPDRNPSISDELMKSINISFENLSDPVKRRDYDRSLKISKSKERNKMDLSRDSDNSANYDTESTSEYIHEQTVNHNDSDEFFSVEKGSNFKSTPADKEGFPSFLESRYKIIVEPSLCLAFGSCEVLAPKVFMVEKNRQFNPKAIVISETAENFETIMDAAKTCPTKAIIIIDRYTGNCVYP; this comes from the coding sequence TTGCTAGTTGGAGACGATAGTTATTACAAAATATTAGGTGTATCAGAAAATGCTACCCAGAAGGATATCAAAATTGCATTCCGACGACTAGCACGAAAATATCATCCAGACCGAAACCCCTCTATCTCAGACGAGCTTATGAAATCTATTAATATCTCCTTTGAAAACCTTTCTGATCCTGTTAAGAGGAGGGACTATGATAGGTCATTAAAGATTTCAAAATCAAAAGAAAGAAATAAGATGGACTTATCTAGGGATTCTGATAATTCAGCTAACTATGATACAGAATCCACTTCAGAATACATACATGAACAAACAGTAAATCATAATGACTCTGATGAATTCTTTTCTGTTGAAAAGGGATCAAATTTCAAGTCTACGCCTGCCGATAAAGAAGGCTTCCCCTCATTTTTGGAAAGTCGTTATAAGATAATAGTGGAACCCTCATTGTGTCTGGCATTTGGAAGCTGTGAGGTACTTGCACCTAAAGTATTTATGGTTGAAAAGAATAGACAATTTAACCCCAAAGCAATAGTTATTTCGGAAACAGCAGAGAATTTTGAAACAATAATGGATGCAGCTAAAACATGCCCCACCAAAGCTATTATCATTATTGATCGCTACACAGGAAACTGCGTTTATCCATGA
- a CDS encoding AAA family ATPase, which produces MIKEKYLASAAQDQALEFFSNIYGLAGMKENLFRALVSDKQINVLLVGPPATSKTLFMTTIQQKCNNVFYFDASNTTGAGLIEELYNNRRTRLVIIDEIDKLKKNDMSCLLGLLNDGRIVKSLKQIRYDFRIENIKVFATSNTLVNLSKPVRSRFQVYHLDEYTDEDFLNVVKFCLQNKLPEEINEMIGMLLIDSDIKDVRTAIGLGNLLKKEDTKEDVIRVFENWNSRRMRENLDYN; this is translated from the coding sequence TTGATCAAGGAAAAGTATTTAGCTAGTGCCGCCCAGGATCAGGCATTAGAGTTCTTTTCAAATATTTATGGATTAGCTGGTATGAAAGAAAATCTTTTTCGTGCTCTAGTGTCTGATAAGCAAATTAATGTTTTACTTGTTGGTCCACCAGCCACTTCAAAGACTCTTTTCATGACTACGATACAACAGAAATGTAACAACGTATTTTATTTTGACGCATCAAACACTACTGGAGCAGGATTAATAGAGGAGTTATATAATAATAGAAGAACTAGACTTGTAATCATAGATGAGATTGACAAATTAAAGAAAAATGATATGAGTTGTTTGCTTGGATTGTTGAATGACGGACGAATTGTAAAGTCATTAAAACAAATTCGTTATGATTTTAGAATCGAAAATATCAAAGTATTTGCCACCTCTAATACTTTGGTAAATTTATCAAAACCCGTCAGATCGCGGTTTCAGGTGTATCATTTGGATGAATACACCGACGAAGATTTTCTAAATGTAGTTAAATTTTGTCTCCAAAATAAACTTCCAGAGGAAATTAACGAAATGATTGGAATGTTATTAATTGATTCTGATATAAAAGATGTTCGAACCGCCATAGGACTCGGTAACTTGTTAAAAAAGGAAGATACTAAAGAAGATGTTATAAGGGTTTTTGAAAACTGGAATAGTCGCAGAATGCGAGAAAACTTGGATTACAATTAA
- a CDS encoding DJ-1/PfpI family protein codes for MSKPGQEFDSRHKTVGILIFDNVEVLDVAGPFEVFSVTRLDENKRDYTDSPFRIYLIAEKEYVIRAIGGLKLTPDYTFNNCPKLDLFIVPGGWGTRSEINNLNLIQNIHNLSQNSSLTASVCTGSSLLGKAGLLEGKMATTHWRTFNFLGTTAPNAKIKRNVLFTEDQKIFTSAGVTSGISLALHLVSYFFGLDVGMATARFMEFPYPTHNTNPFHDGAKDARSY; via the coding sequence GTGTCGAAACCTGGGCAGGAATTTGATTCCAGACATAAAACAGTAGGAATATTGATTTTTGACAATGTCGAAGTTCTGGATGTTGCTGGTCCGTTTGAAGTTTTTTCAGTAACTCGATTAGATGAGAATAAGAGGGATTATACTGATTCCCCTTTTAGAATTTATTTAATTGCAGAAAAAGAGTATGTAATAAGGGCTATTGGTGGCCTGAAATTGACTCCTGATTATACATTTAATAATTGCCCAAAACTAGATTTGTTCATAGTTCCTGGTGGCTGGGGAACACGATCTGAAATTAATAATCTGAATCTTATTCAAAATATTCATAATCTTTCTCAAAACTCATCGTTGACCGCTTCTGTTTGCACAGGGTCAAGTCTCCTTGGAAAAGCTGGATTATTAGAAGGAAAAATGGCCACTACTCATTGGCGAACATTTAATTTTCTAGGAACCACTGCTCCAAATGCAAAGATCAAAAGAAACGTTCTTTTTACAGAAGATCAAAAAATATTTACTTCAGCAGGAGTTACATCAGGCATTTCGTTGGCACTTCATTTAGTGAGTTATTTCTTTGGATTAGATGTAGGAATGGCAACCGCAAGATTCATGGAATTTCCATATCCTACACACAATACAAATCCCTTTCATGATGGTGCAAAAGACGCAAGATCCTATTGA
- a CDS encoding PPOX class F420-dependent oxidoreductase, producing the protein MNVENFPFENASYINLETYRKNKQGVRTPVWFVSKNDNIYVVTRENTGKVKRIRNNNEVKIAKCDFRGKVKGPWITARAHIIEQESKEILELRNKKYGFKAKLANLFTLTKGNYVVIAIQI; encoded by the coding sequence GTGAATGTAGAAAATTTCCCTTTTGAAAATGCATCTTATATTAACTTGGAAACCTACCGAAAGAATAAACAAGGTGTTAGGACTCCAGTCTGGTTTGTGAGTAAAAATGATAATATCTATGTAGTAACTCGAGAGAATACAGGTAAAGTAAAACGGATCCGAAATAATAATGAGGTCAAAATTGCAAAATGTGATTTTAGAGGGAAAGTTAAGGGACCGTGGATAACAGCAAGGGCACATATAATTGAGCAGGAAAGTAAGGAAATTCTGGAGTTGAGGAATAAGAAATATGGATTCAAAGCCAAACTTGCTAATTTATTTACCCTTACCAAAGGAAATTATGTCGTTATTGCTATACAAATTTAG
- a CDS encoding CDC48 family AAA ATPase: MTANSNNDNKSVKNYTLKVAEAEQRDVGRKIARVDPAIAESLNIISGDALEISSLGRKTTVLSWPAKESDRGKGLIRIDGLIRNRLDVGINDLVEIRVVESKTAIDITFAPTEPLRIIGAEEYLAEYLNGTLMTKGDTIPISVMGRRIDLVVISTHPSGPVIISDATRILVSEETSKALQISQEGGTASITYEDIGGLGDAVARVREMIELPLRHPELFKRLGVEAPKGVLLHGPPGTGKTLLAKAVANETNSNFFTIGGPEIMSKYHGESEERLRNVFKEAEKNAPSIIFIDEIDSIAPKREEVTGEVERRIVAQLLSLMDGMTSRGKVVVIAATNRINAIDPALRRPGRFDREIEIGVPNRDGRLEVLQIHTRGMPLDKDVDLQKLADISHGFVGADLQALAKEAAMRALRRVLPDINLSSESIPLETLRKIIVRMQDFMDVIKETEPSAMREVFVEVPDIKWEDIGGLSSIKQELQEAVEWPLKYQNVFTYADATPPKGILLYGPPGTGKTLMAKAAANESEANFISIKGPELLSKWVGESEKGIREVFRKARQAAPCIIFFDELDAIAPTRGGDHGDSHVTERVISQFLTEMDGLEILTNVVVIAATNRPDIIDPALLRPGRFDRILYVPPPDRDSRLQILKIHTKKKPLADDVNLENLADKTDGYTGADIASLSSAAVMLALREHITKYPDSKEAEKHVNDLKIGMKHFEEAMKKIRPLSKQELDMYKNVARQFGKVEDI; encoded by the coding sequence ATGACAGCAAATTCTAATAACGACAATAAATCGGTAAAAAATTATACCTTAAAAGTAGCTGAAGCAGAGCAGCGAGACGTTGGTAGGAAAATAGCTCGAGTTGATCCTGCTATAGCAGAATCTCTTAACATAATTAGCGGTGATGCTTTAGAAATATCTTCTCTGGGTAGAAAAACTACCGTATTAAGCTGGCCAGCAAAAGAAAGTGACAGAGGTAAGGGCTTGATTCGTATTGACGGTCTTATTCGAAATCGATTAGATGTAGGTATCAATGATTTGGTAGAAATTAGAGTTGTCGAATCAAAAACAGCTATTGATATTACATTTGCACCCACAGAGCCGTTAAGAATCATAGGTGCCGAGGAATATCTAGCAGAATATCTAAATGGAACACTTATGACAAAAGGAGATACCATTCCTATTAGTGTAATGGGTAGAAGGATAGATTTGGTTGTAATTTCAACACATCCTTCTGGCCCAGTAATAATAAGTGATGCAACACGCATACTAGTTTCGGAAGAGACCTCAAAAGCTCTTCAAATCTCACAAGAAGGAGGTACCGCTTCCATCACCTATGAAGACATTGGAGGTTTAGGCGATGCAGTAGCAAGAGTCAGAGAAATGATAGAGCTTCCACTCAGACATCCCGAGTTATTTAAAAGACTAGGAGTAGAAGCCCCCAAGGGAGTTTTATTACATGGTCCCCCAGGTACTGGAAAAACTCTTTTAGCAAAAGCGGTTGCTAATGAGACCAATTCAAATTTCTTTACGATTGGAGGACCTGAAATAATGAGCAAATATCATGGTGAATCTGAAGAGAGATTGCGGAATGTATTTAAAGAGGCTGAGAAGAACGCACCATCAATCATTTTCATTGATGAAATAGATTCTATTGCACCAAAGCGTGAAGAAGTAACTGGAGAAGTTGAGAGAAGAATAGTTGCCCAACTACTTTCATTGATGGATGGCATGACATCTAGAGGTAAAGTAGTAGTTATAGCAGCAACAAACAGGATAAACGCCATTGATCCAGCCTTAAGAAGACCTGGAAGATTCGACAGAGAAATAGAAATAGGAGTTCCTAACAGAGATGGAAGACTAGAAGTTCTGCAAATTCATACACGTGGTATGCCACTAGATAAAGACGTCGATTTACAAAAATTAGCAGATATTTCCCATGGCTTTGTTGGAGCAGACCTTCAAGCTTTGGCAAAAGAGGCTGCAATGCGAGCACTGAGAAGAGTTCTTCCCGACATAAATCTTTCGAGCGAAAGCATCCCTCTTGAAACCTTAAGGAAAATCATAGTAAGGATGCAAGACTTTATGGATGTAATCAAAGAGACAGAACCTTCAGCAATGCGAGAAGTATTTGTTGAAGTTCCCGATATAAAATGGGAAGATATTGGTGGCTTGTCTTCAATCAAACAAGAGCTTCAGGAAGCAGTAGAATGGCCATTAAAGTATCAGAATGTTTTTACTTATGCAGACGCCACGCCACCAAAAGGGATACTATTGTACGGACCTCCAGGTACTGGAAAAACATTAATGGCAAAGGCAGCAGCAAATGAAAGTGAAGCTAATTTTATTAGTATCAAGGGACCAGAATTATTATCCAAGTGGGTCGGAGAGTCTGAAAAAGGGATAAGGGAAGTTTTCAGAAAAGCAAGACAAGCTGCACCCTGTATAATATTCTTTGATGAACTTGATGCCATTGCACCAACAAGAGGTGGGGATCACGGAGATTCGCATGTTACTGAAAGAGTTATTAGTCAATTTTTAACCGAGATGGATGGTTTGGAGATATTAACTAATGTGGTTGTAATTGCCGCTACAAATCGACCCGATATAATAGACCCCGCTTTGCTAAGACCCGGAAGGTTTGACAGGATTTTGTACGTCCCGCCTCCAGATAGAGATTCTAGGCTCCAAATACTCAAAATTCATACTAAGAAAAAACCATTAGCTGATGATGTTAATTTAGAAAATTTGGCAGATAAAACTGATGGATACACAGGAGCAGATATTGCTTCGTTGTCTTCAGCTGCAGTTATGTTAGCGTTGAGAGAACATATTACCAAGTACCCAGATTCAAAGGAAGCGGAAAAGCATGTTAACGATTTGAAAATAGGCATGAAACATTTTGAGGAAGCGATGAAAAAAATTAGACCCCTATCAAAGCAGGAATTGGATATGTACAAGAACGTTGCACGTCAATTCGGAAAAGTAGAAGACATTTGA
- the ahr gene encoding NADPH-dependent aldehyde reductase Ahr, protein MVKAYVAKKPGLRLESFQYELGPLKPDEVDIDVEYCGICRSDLHMLKNDWKMTKYPFVPGHEIIGKVSKVGSMVTHLKKGQRVGVGWRSRSCQTCLQCLSGYHNRCPNGEDVIVERHGGFANKVRCQGLWAFPLPDNLDYKSAGPLFCGGITVFNPIIQNNINSTNHVAVVGIGGLGHLALLFLRAWGCDITAFSTNPEKEDEAKKLGANHFVNSNSIKDMKAFTNAFDLIIVTTNADIDWDSYISTLAPGGKMHIVGAVDQMKATVFPFISQERSIGGSPTGGPAVILKMLEFCQRHRIKPITEEFPLSKINEALNHLEKGKARYRIVLKNDL, encoded by the coding sequence ATAGTCAAGGCGTACGTTGCTAAAAAACCTGGTTTAAGGCTCGAATCTTTCCAGTATGAATTGGGGCCACTTAAACCAGATGAGGTTGACATAGACGTTGAATATTGTGGTATTTGTCGCAGTGATTTACATATGTTAAAGAATGATTGGAAGATGACAAAATATCCATTCGTCCCGGGTCATGAAATTATTGGTAAGGTATCAAAAGTGGGTAGTATGGTGACGCATTTAAAAAAAGGTCAAAGAGTGGGGGTAGGATGGAGGTCCAGGTCATGTCAAACTTGCTTACAGTGTTTAAGTGGTTATCATAATCGATGTCCAAACGGAGAAGATGTAATAGTAGAAAGGCATGGCGGATTTGCTAACAAAGTTCGGTGTCAAGGATTATGGGCATTCCCCCTGCCTGATAATCTGGACTATAAATCAGCGGGACCTCTTTTTTGTGGAGGCATCACTGTTTTCAATCCCATAATTCAAAACAATATTAATTCTACCAACCACGTAGCAGTTGTAGGCATAGGAGGATTGGGACATTTGGCGTTATTGTTTTTGAGAGCATGGGGATGCGACATCACTGCTTTTTCCACTAATCCTGAAAAAGAGGACGAAGCAAAAAAATTAGGTGCGAATCACTTTGTTAACTCCAATAGCATAAAAGATATGAAAGCATTTACAAATGCATTTGATCTGATCATAGTTACTACCAATGCAGACATAGATTGGGATTCATATATTAGTACATTAGCACCAGGGGGTAAAATGCATATAGTCGGTGCAGTCGATCAGATGAAGGCTACAGTTTTTCCTTTTATTTCGCAAGAGAGATCAATAGGAGGTTCTCCGACTGGCGGTCCTGCAGTCATTTTAAAAATGCTAGAGTTCTGTCAACGTCATAGGATCAAACCCATTACAGAGGAATTTCCATTGTCTAAAATAAACGAAGCTTTGAATCATTTGGAAAAAGGAAAAGCAAGGTACAGAATAGTCCTAAAAAACGACTTGTGA